A stretch of the Synechocystis sp. PCC 7338 genome encodes the following:
- a CDS encoding BamA/TamA family outer membrane protein: protein MSNQNKSVTLSPYYRLLLLTSGLVLGASPAQATQPFSPLNMLADGNSTELLVSPSPELNFPGPTSESEAFGSSFPQEIVSSIDTANTAIEVLPLETADMEVGAGNLDAEVDDLALMASIESVKSVKDTASPLATAQGAQDDVTTTATAIGTIDAPGSESPLIAQAPVGDQVEEVEEVEIETTTEETVEETPSFTPDAPPTTTEGTPGPTQTLPSFTPPASPSTTTPAPAEEEPRVLVSEVLVTGTTPELELLVYNAIRTQPGRTTTRSQLQEDVNAIYATGYFSNVRVAPSDTPLGVRVTFEVQANPVFTGLDIRTVPEVAEGKERILPQEVVDETFGNQYGKILNLRELQEGIKTINEWYSSQGYDLAQVVGSPQVGADGQVTLVIAEGIVENIQVRFFDSEDEPVDGRTRDFIITREMRLKPGDVFNRNRAQTDLQRVYSLGLFEDVRLSFNPGTDPTEVVVNVDVVEGNTGSIAAGGGISSTSGLFGTISYQEKNLGGNNQTIGVEAQVGQRELLFDVSFTDPWIGGDPFRTSYTANLFRRRTISLVFDGADSSIRTFNGFDSPRVVRTGLGMTFFRPIADDVFSPPDWRLSAGFGYQNVRIENAAGALSPFSAPLNGFDSQPLSFSDYGVDELFTLSFGASQDNRNNALQPTSGSLVRFGAEQTIPVGTGNIMMTRLRGSYSYYIPVNWLDLTGFGFVESTQPQTVAFNVQAGTVLGDLPPYEAFILGGSNSVRGYQEGELGNGRSFFQATAEYRFPIIAAVGGALFVDYGSNLGSQGAVPGFPAIVRGLPGSGVGYGLGVRIQSPVGPIRIDLGFTGEGESRINFGIGEKF from the coding sequence GTGTCAAACCAGAACAAAAGCGTGACTCTTTCTCCTTACTATCGACTTCTTTTGTTAACCAGTGGTCTTGTTCTGGGGGCATCTCCAGCCCAGGCAACTCAGCCATTTTCCCCCCTCAATATGTTGGCCGATGGGAACAGCACGGAGCTATTAGTTTCCCCATCTCCAGAGCTTAATTTCCCCGGCCCCACTTCCGAATCGGAGGCCTTTGGATCGTCTTTCCCCCAGGAAATTGTTTCCTCCATTGACACAGCCAATACGGCGATCGAGGTTCTGCCCCTGGAAACTGCAGACATGGAGGTTGGGGCTGGCAATTTAGATGCCGAGGTTGATGATCTTGCCCTGATGGCGTCTATTGAGTCCGTCAAGTCAGTCAAAGATACGGCATCCCCTCTCGCTACGGCCCAAGGGGCACAGGACGATGTAACAACTACAGCGACAGCAATCGGTACCATTGATGCACCAGGGAGCGAGTCTCCATTAATAGCCCAAGCTCCTGTTGGGGACCAGGTGGAAGAAGTAGAAGAGGTAGAAATAGAGACTACTACTGAAGAAACAGTAGAGGAAACTCCCTCCTTTACCCCCGATGCTCCTCCCACCACCACCGAAGGTACTCCAGGGCCAACCCAGACTCTACCCAGTTTTACCCCTCCGGCCAGCCCGAGTACCACCACTCCAGCCCCGGCCGAGGAAGAACCAAGGGTATTGGTCAGTGAAGTATTGGTTACCGGCACCACCCCAGAACTGGAGTTGTTAGTTTATAACGCCATTCGCACCCAGCCGGGCCGCACCACTACCCGCAGTCAGTTGCAAGAGGACGTTAATGCCATCTATGCCACCGGTTACTTTAGTAATGTGCGGGTGGCTCCCAGTGATACGCCCTTAGGGGTGAGGGTGACTTTTGAAGTACAGGCCAACCCCGTTTTCACCGGCTTGGATATACGCACAGTGCCCGAAGTAGCCGAAGGGAAGGAAAGAATTCTGCCCCAGGAAGTGGTGGACGAAACCTTTGGGAACCAGTACGGTAAAATTCTCAACCTACGAGAATTGCAAGAGGGGATTAAAACCATCAATGAATGGTATTCCAGCCAGGGTTATGACCTCGCCCAGGTGGTGGGTTCTCCCCAAGTGGGAGCCGATGGCCAGGTCACTCTGGTCATTGCCGAGGGCATTGTGGAGAATATCCAGGTGCGCTTTTTTGACTCGGAAGACGAGCCAGTGGACGGCAGAACCAGGGATTTCATTATCACCAGAGAAATGCGCCTCAAGCCAGGGGACGTTTTTAATCGCAATCGGGCCCAAACGGACTTACAGCGGGTGTATAGCCTGGGACTGTTTGAAGATGTTAGGCTGTCATTTAACCCGGGTACCGATCCCACCGAGGTAGTTGTCAACGTTGATGTGGTGGAAGGCAATACGGGTTCCATCGCCGCCGGGGGAGGGATTAGTAGCACCAGTGGCCTGTTTGGTACTATCAGTTACCAAGAAAAAAACCTGGGGGGTAACAACCAAACCATTGGGGTAGAAGCCCAGGTGGGTCAAAGGGAGTTGTTGTTTGATGTTAGCTTTACCGACCCCTGGATTGGTGGTGATCCATTCCGTACTTCCTACACTGCTAACCTTTTCCGCCGCCGAACCATTTCCCTCGTGTTTGACGGGGCCGATTCTTCCATTCGTACTTTTAACGGCTTTGACAGTCCCAGGGTAGTGCGTACTGGCTTAGGAATGACTTTTTTTAGACCGATCGCCGATGATGTGTTTTCTCCCCCGGATTGGCGTTTGTCAGCGGGTTTTGGCTACCAGAATGTCCGCATTGAAAATGCCGCAGGTGCCCTGTCTCCCTTTTCTGCGCCTTTAAATGGCTTTGATTCCCAGCCGCTCTCCTTCAGTGACTACGGGGTAGATGAGCTGTTCACCCTCTCCTTTGGCGCTTCCCAAGATAACCGCAACAATGCCTTGCAACCCACTAGTGGTTCCCTGGTGCGCTTTGGGGCGGAGCAAACCATTCCCGTTGGCACCGGCAACATTATGATGACCCGGTTGCGGGGTAGCTATAGCTACTACATCCCTGTTAACTGGCTGGATTTGACAGGCTTTGGTTTTGTGGAGTCCACCCAACCCCAAACAGTGGCTTTCAACGTGCAAGCGGGGACTGTGTTAGGGGATTTGCCGCCCTATGAAGCCTTTATTTTGGGGGGGAGTAACTCCGTGCGAGGTTACCAGGAAGGGGAACTGGGCAATGGTCGCAGTTTCTTCCAAGCTACGGCGGAATATCGTTTTCCCATTATTGCGGCGGTGGGGGGAGCTCTGTTTGTGGACTACGGCTCTAACCTCGGTTCCCAAGGGGCTGTGCCAGGCTTTCCGGCGATCGTCCGGGGTTTACCCGGTTCCGGTGTGGGTTACGGCTTGGGAGTAAGGATCCAATCTCCGGTGGGCCCCATCCGCATTGACCTCGGCTTTACCGGAGAGGGAGAGTCCCGCATTAACTTCGGCATTGGTGAGAAGTTCTAG
- the purC gene encoding phosphoribosylaminoimidazolesuccinocarboxamide synthase — MEKLYEGKAKILYPTEDPDVLLTIFKDDATAFNAQKKGQIQGKGAINCAISASLFRWLETLGIPTHYLDCPQNDQMLVKAVDIIPLEVVVRNIAAGSLCKQTGLKEGLVLANPLVEFYFKDDALGDPLLTWERALLLGVTDEAGLQTLKDLALNINRHLQRFFAQCDITLVDFKLEFGGDRQGRIILADEISPDTCRLWDNTQTDPQARVLDKDRFRRDLGEIESAYQTVEKRVLSQIERLQSQMGAS, encoded by the coding sequence ATGGAAAAACTGTACGAAGGCAAGGCTAAAATCCTTTACCCCACAGAGGATCCAGATGTACTGCTAACTATTTTTAAGGACGATGCCACCGCCTTTAATGCCCAAAAAAAAGGCCAGATCCAGGGCAAAGGAGCCATCAACTGCGCCATTTCAGCATCCCTATTCCGTTGGCTAGAAACCCTGGGGATTCCCACCCATTACCTTGACTGTCCCCAAAATGATCAAATGTTGGTCAAAGCGGTAGACATTATTCCCTTGGAAGTGGTGGTGCGTAATATTGCCGCCGGTAGTCTTTGTAAGCAAACTGGTTTGAAAGAGGGCTTGGTATTGGCCAACCCTTTGGTGGAGTTCTATTTCAAAGATGATGCCCTAGGGGATCCCCTCCTGACCTGGGAACGGGCCTTGCTGTTGGGGGTCACTGATGAAGCAGGGTTACAGACCCTCAAGGACTTGGCCCTGAACATTAACCGGCATCTCCAACGGTTCTTTGCCCAGTGCGATATCACCCTGGTGGACTTCAAGTTAGAATTCGGCGGCGATCGCCAAGGGAGGATTATTTTAGCCGATGAAATTAGTCCGGATACCTGTCGTTTGTGGGATAACACCCAGACCGATCCCCAGGCCAGGGTATTGGATAAAGATCGTTTCCGGCGGGATTTGGGCGAAATTGAATCCGCTTACCAAACGGTGGAAAAACGGGTTTTAAGCCAAATTGAGCGCCTGCAGTCCCAAATGGGTGCCTCCTGA
- a CDS encoding HAD family phosphatase, which translates to MLKAVLLDFNGVVINDEAIHRALIDELLLTENLRPLTPADYQQFCLGHSDRACLVDLFEHRGRGLTEGYLQKLIDRKAESYHHKLVALETLPIYEGLKEFLEKLQLQRLAIALVTGAVRAEVEYVLDRAGLASYFPVIVAGDDITSSKPQPDGYQLAITKLNQWRQSQAVADSLLDDTAPLLPENCLAIEDTFAGIEAAKKAGIGVVGIAHTYPYHFMQRQANWAVDRFDELDLDRLQVIFSRPKVAV; encoded by the coding sequence ATGTTAAAGGCAGTGTTATTAGACTTCAATGGCGTGGTGATTAACGACGAAGCCATTCACCGGGCCCTAATTGACGAGTTGCTCCTAACGGAAAATTTGCGTCCCCTCACCCCGGCCGATTACCAACAGTTTTGTTTAGGCCACAGCGACCGAGCCTGTTTGGTGGATTTGTTTGAACATCGGGGTCGGGGGCTAACGGAAGGCTATCTACAAAAGTTAATTGACCGTAAAGCGGAGAGCTACCATCACAAACTGGTGGCCCTGGAAACCCTACCCATTTATGAAGGGCTGAAGGAGTTTCTGGAAAAGTTGCAGTTACAACGATTGGCGATCGCCTTGGTGACGGGGGCCGTGAGGGCGGAAGTGGAATATGTCCTAGACCGGGCCGGGCTAGCATCCTACTTTCCGGTCATTGTGGCCGGGGATGACATCACCAGCAGCAAACCCCAACCAGACGGTTATCAATTGGCCATTACCAAACTCAATCAATGGCGTCAAAGCCAAGCGGTGGCTGATAGCCTCTTGGATGATACCGCTCCCCTGTTGCCAGAAAATTGTCTGGCGATTGAAGATACCTTTGCCGGCATTGAAGCAGCGAAAAAGGCTGGCATTGGGGTGGTTGGTATCGCCCACACTTACCCCTATCACTTTATGCAACGGCAAGCGAACTGGGCCGTGGACCGCTTTGATGAGTTGGATCTAGACCGTTTACAGGTAATTTTTTCTCGGCCCAAAGTGGCAGTTTAA
- a CDS encoding serine/threonine-protein kinase has translation MDLLCTRPGCARLNSFPDLDNRNTLQTVQQRFCTSCRMPLILAGRYLPVKLLGQGGFGAAYLALDRFTPTMRFCVVKQFQPSGNLNQEQLDLALSLFEREAVVLEKLGNHHDQIPDLFAYFPLLVDDPRTGKQDQFFYLVQEFINGQDLEKTVEKHGPMTEAEVRWVLTEMLKILSFVHGTGAIHRDIKPSNLMRDQEGKLYLLDFGAVKQATAGVGASNESSTGIYSMGFAPPEQMAGNQVYPATDLYALAVTCLYLLTGKTAQDLYDAYHNQWNWRSPGLQVSQPLADVIDRLLLPTPKDRYASAEEVLAVLNGGKGNQGKSSPGAVASTPQGANTQLQPTPASSAPPLAPPKNPGKISQAVRNLPVVKVLFQGALTGSVVVFWGIIAVSLFPQTNISLGILGMVVAGIIFAQFKRWLEVTEMLSLNTLTILALLAVPSLSRWPRIVELAAQLDFPVLVTVIIAALAGAIVVMASIALFLLILKLLFAVLSKV, from the coding sequence ATGGATCTGCTCTGCACCCGCCCCGGTTGTGCCCGTTTAAATTCTTTTCCTGACCTGGATAATCGCAACACTCTGCAAACAGTGCAACAAAGGTTTTGCACCAGTTGTCGGATGCCGCTGATTTTGGCAGGCAGATATTTGCCGGTGAAACTTCTAGGACAGGGCGGCTTTGGGGCGGCCTATCTGGCCCTGGACCGATTTACGCCCACCATGCGTTTTTGCGTGGTTAAGCAATTTCAACCGTCGGGGAATTTAAATCAAGAGCAATTGGATTTAGCTTTATCCCTGTTTGAACGGGAAGCGGTGGTGTTGGAAAAGTTGGGCAATCACCATGATCAGATTCCCGATTTGTTTGCCTACTTTCCACTGTTGGTGGACGATCCCCGCACCGGGAAACAGGATCAATTTTTTTATTTGGTGCAGGAATTTATTAACGGTCAGGATTTGGAAAAGACCGTTGAAAAACATGGCCCCATGACGGAAGCGGAAGTGCGTTGGGTGCTGACGGAAATGCTCAAAATTCTTAGTTTCGTCCACGGTACCGGAGCCATTCACCGGGATATTAAGCCATCCAATTTAATGCGGGACCAAGAGGGTAAATTGTACCTGTTGGATTTTGGAGCAGTAAAGCAGGCCACCGCCGGGGTGGGGGCAAGCAACGAAAGTTCCACAGGTATTTACTCCATGGGTTTTGCGCCGCCGGAACAGATGGCTGGCAACCAGGTTTATCCCGCCACGGATTTATATGCTTTGGCTGTAACCTGTCTTTACTTGTTAACGGGCAAAACAGCTCAGGATTTGTACGACGCCTACCATAACCAGTGGAATTGGCGATCACCTGGTTTGCAGGTTAGCCAACCATTGGCTGATGTGATTGACCGTTTACTTTTACCCACCCCCAAGGATCGTTACGCCAGTGCGGAGGAAGTTCTGGCGGTGCTCAACGGCGGTAAGGGTAATCAGGGTAAATCTTCCCCTGGGGCCGTAGCGTCCACTCCCCAAGGTGCCAATACCCAACTTCAGCCAACTCCAGCAAGTTCTGCTCCACCCCTAGCACCCCCCAAAAACCCGGGTAAAATTAGCCAAGCGGTGCGCAATTTACCGGTTGTAAAAGTGCTTTTCCAAGGGGCTTTAACCGGTTCCGTCGTAGTTTTCTGGGGCATTATTGCTGTCAGCCTCTTTCCCCAAACCAATATTAGTTTAGGTATTTTGGGCATGGTGGTGGCGGGGATAATTTTTGCCCAATTTAAGCGCTGGTTAGAAGTAACAGAAATGTTGAGCCTTAATACTTTAACCATTTTGGCTTTGTTGGCTGTACCGAGCTTGAGCCGCTGGCCCAGGATTGTCGAACTGGCTGCCCAACTTGATTTCCCCGTCCTAGTCACGGTCATTATTGCCGCTCTGGCCGGGGCGATCGTCGTTATGGCCAGCATTGCTCTGTTTTTGCTAATTCTCAAATTATTATTTGCGGTTTTAAGTAAGGTTTAA
- a CDS encoding MerR family transcriptional regulator — MSTLQQFSQAVKPWSLEEFVEIVNGLLPQFLPEEKSHTRVREEITSRLVRHYAGMGLLDEPLKEGREARYIYRHLLQTLLVRRLLVEGYGASAIDSLAKSKTNQELEALLQGGVVLTLTPANPALNFLEEIQQRSAKSVPGKYQSREAQESAGSKSEKTLLPTPSVWTRLVILPGLEVHVRNDFLLPSTHQEQQNLLQRVLQSLLSIKKKRFNQ, encoded by the coding sequence ATGAGCACATTGCAACAATTCAGCCAAGCGGTAAAACCCTGGTCTCTGGAGGAATTTGTGGAGATAGTCAACGGATTATTGCCCCAATTTCTACCGGAGGAAAAGTCCCATACGAGGGTGCGGGAGGAAATAACTTCCCGGTTGGTAAGGCATTACGCCGGCATGGGATTGTTGGATGAACCCCTCAAAGAAGGCCGAGAAGCCCGCTATATCTACCGACATCTTTTACAAACCCTATTGGTAAGGCGTTTATTGGTGGAGGGTTACGGCGCTAGTGCCATCGATAGCTTAGCCAAATCGAAAACCAATCAAGAATTAGAAGCATTACTCCAGGGCGGGGTGGTGCTAACCCTAACCCCCGCTAATCCTGCCCTTAATTTTCTGGAAGAAATTCAACAAAGGTCAGCTAAATCTGTTCCAGGTAAATATCAGTCCAGGGAAGCTCAGGAATCCGCTGGTTCTAAGTCGGAAAAAACACTATTACCAACCCCTTCCGTTTGGACGAGGCTAGTGATTCTGCCTGGTTTAGAAGTCCATGTCCGCAACGATTTTTTGTTACCCAGCACCCATCAGGAGCAACAGAATCTTTTGCAACGGGTTTTACAAAGTCTTTTATCAATCAAGAAAAAAAGGTTTAACCAATGA
- a CDS encoding macro domain-containing protein: MNTPQVSFIPLKNAVCSERATTLDLIIRINPPPPPETNKSRPSLNLGFVIDRSGSMEGHNKITYARQAVCYAIDQLSPVDRLSVTIFDDQVQTLIPSTLAKDKAQLKRLVQGVSPGGCTDLHGGWLQGGIQVSQNLNAELNRIILLSDGLANRGETNPDVIATDVHGLAQRGASTTTLGLGDDYNEDLLEAMARSGDGNYYYVADAEQLPTIFERELQGLVSTYGNGVTLTATSQAGVQVLDLLNDFESDNQGRSQLPNLIYGNPIDVVVRLKVPALKQEQSLGTVMLSWINGERQEQTVTASFQLPVLTKAEFEALPLNQEVQQQVALMMSARAKKEAMERVDRGDYGGAGKVLQSARQEIMGANLPMSAPEAAALEDLEEKLNERQFKSYRKMSSAQNYRRNHNRSAGHSDLLYAFQKGPRLGDITKEKVEAVINSTDCNLSDSGALSRAIHRGAGPELLQACRDLQGCTVGGAKLTPGFNLRAKWVIHTVAPKWKGGNHGEEELLISCYQNCLQLAMSQGIRSLAFPAIACGAMGFPPEIAARIALETVSNFLLSNLAIGLVAFVCADKETLRYYQEAFQRVVAW, from the coding sequence ATGAACACGCCCCAAGTTAGTTTTATTCCCCTCAAAAATGCCGTTTGTTCTGAACGGGCAACAACGTTGGATTTAATTATCCGCATTAACCCACCGCCCCCACCGGAAACCAATAAATCCCGACCGAGCTTGAACCTTGGTTTTGTCATTGATCGTTCCGGCTCCATGGAAGGCCATAACAAAATCACCTATGCCCGCCAAGCTGTGTGCTACGCCATTGATCAACTATCTCCGGTTGATCGCCTGAGTGTGACCATTTTTGATGATCAGGTGCAAACCCTTATTCCTAGTACGCTAGCAAAGGATAAAGCCCAGCTAAAACGCTTAGTGCAGGGGGTAAGTCCTGGGGGATGTACTGATTTGCACGGTGGTTGGCTTCAGGGGGGCATCCAGGTTAGCCAGAATCTCAATGCCGAATTGAACCGGATTATTTTGTTGTCCGATGGTTTAGCTAATCGAGGGGAAACAAACCCCGATGTCATTGCCACCGATGTCCATGGTTTAGCCCAACGGGGAGCTAGTACCACCACCCTGGGGTTAGGGGATGATTACAACGAAGATTTGCTAGAAGCCATGGCCCGCAGTGGGGACGGTAATTATTACTACGTTGCCGATGCGGAACAACTACCAACTATTTTTGAGCGGGAATTGCAGGGTCTTGTTTCTACCTATGGCAATGGAGTGACGTTGACGGCTACTTCCCAGGCCGGTGTGCAGGTTTTAGATCTGTTGAATGATTTTGAGTCGGACAACCAAGGCCGCTCCCAGCTTCCCAATCTCATTTATGGCAATCCCATTGATGTGGTGGTGCGGCTAAAAGTCCCGGCTCTGAAACAGGAACAGTCCCTGGGGACAGTGATGCTCAGTTGGATAAATGGAGAGAGGCAGGAACAGACTGTAACCGCTAGCTTCCAGTTGCCAGTGCTGACTAAAGCGGAATTTGAAGCCCTACCCCTCAACCAAGAAGTGCAACAACAGGTGGCATTAATGATGTCGGCCCGGGCCAAAAAGGAAGCCATGGAACGGGTGGATCGGGGAGACTATGGTGGAGCTGGTAAGGTGTTACAGTCAGCTCGACAGGAGATTATGGGAGCTAATTTACCGATGTCTGCCCCGGAAGCGGCGGCATTGGAAGATTTGGAAGAAAAGCTGAATGAGCGACAGTTTAAGTCTTACCGCAAGATGTCCAGTGCCCAGAATTATCGACGCAATCATAATCGTTCTGCGGGGCATTCTGACTTACTTTATGCTTTCCAAAAGGGCCCTCGCTTGGGGGATATTACCAAGGAAAAAGTGGAAGCTGTTATTAATTCTACGGATTGTAATTTGTCCGATAGTGGTGCTTTGTCCAGGGCTATTCATCGGGGGGCGGGGCCAGAATTGTTGCAGGCTTGCCGGGATTTACAGGGTTGTACGGTGGGCGGCGCTAAATTAACCCCTGGTTTTAATCTCCGGGCCAAGTGGGTGATTCATACTGTTGCTCCAAAATGGAAAGGGGGGAACCACGGTGAGGAAGAGTTATTAATTAGTTGCTACCAAAATTGTTTGCAGTTGGCGATGTCCCAGGGGATTCGTAGTCTGGCTTTTCCGGCGATCGCCTGTGGTGCCATGGGTTTTCCCCCGGAAATAGCGGCTCGCATCGCTTTAGAAACTGTTAGTAATTTTCTCCTTTCTAATCTGGCGATCGGTTTGGTGGCTTTTGTTTGTGCCGATAAGGAAACTTTGCGGTATTACCAAGAGGCATTTCAACGGGTTGTGGCTTGGTAA
- a CDS encoding transposase produces the protein MGILLGIMRDMPRSLMGTRAYDFDSVYRGTRLNYAGAMSLLGILCLKLLPKSMNGELFIDFVKEELIPQLWEGAVVVMDNLNAHKVQGVKEMIEASGAKVIYLQRYSPDFNPIEHFWWELKAFIRRFRPQDKESVENLTAIGIILNSATIRRNYFTHCCYYYT, from the coding sequence ATGGGCATCTTACTGGGAATTATGCGAGATATGCCGAGAAGTCTTATGGGAACTAGAGCCTATGACTTTGATTCTGTCTACAGGGGCACCCGTCTCAACTATGCAGGAGCGATGAGTTTGTTGGGGATTTTATGCTTAAAATTATTACCTAAATCTATGAATGGAGAACTGTTCATAGATTTTGTCAAAGAAGAACTCATCCCACAACTCTGGGAAGGTGCTGTCGTTGTTATGGACAATCTCAATGCTCATAAAGTTCAAGGAGTCAAAGAAATGATCGAAGCGTCAGGAGCCAAGGTGATTTATTTACAACGCTACTCCCCAGATTTTAATCCCATTGAACATTTTTGGTGGGAACTCAAGGCTTTTATTCGGAGATTTAGACCTCAAGACAAAGAATCTGTTGAAAACTTAACAGCAATCGGCATTATTTTAAATTCTGCCACAATTAGACGGAACTATTTTACTCATTGTTGCTACTATTATACTTAG
- a CDS encoding transposase, with the protein MLKLKRETGQVCPKAPSGGKPSQLMGREEQGIAMVTEHPDYTLSEYCELWLERTGIKISESTMCRFLQTLRLTRKKTKRNRKASSEEVQQERNIGI; encoded by the coding sequence TTGCTTAAACTAAAACGAGAAACGGGACAAGTTTGTCCAAAAGCTCCAAGTGGAGGGAAACCTAGTCAGCTGATGGGGAGAGAAGAGCAGGGTATAGCAATGGTGACAGAACATCCCGATTATACTCTTTCAGAATACTGTGAGCTATGGCTAGAAAGAACTGGTATTAAAATTAGCGAATCTACCATGTGTCGCTTCTTACAAACCCTGAGATTAACACGAAAAAAAACAAAAAGGAATCGCAAAGCTAGCTCAGAAGAAGTTCAACAAGAAAGGAATATTGGCATTTAA
- a CDS encoding helix-turn-helix domain-containing protein, with translation MHRKVKCLLYQWTSERIVKTYEGGQTSIRKVAKQFQVSKTTVRYRICLN, from the coding sequence ATTCACCGAAAAGTAAAATGCCTGCTCTATCAGTGGACATCAGAGAGAATAGTCAAGACCTATGAAGGCGGTCAAACCTCGATTAGAAAAGTAGCAAAGCAGTTTCAAGTGAGCAAAACAACGGTACGGTACAGGATTTGCTTAAACTAA
- a CDS encoding DUF29 domain-containing protein: MGAELGKTNTNLYNTDYNLWVLETVAKLKNKDLDDLDWENLIEEIEDLSRRDKHKLQSLLNHIFEHLLLIVYWQAELVRNQEHWEREILNFRLQFLQVLEDSPSLRNYARDYLAEGYKRGRKLAAKHSQLPLSTFPEHPITTLEQAIDEDWLP; encoded by the coding sequence ATGGGTGCTGAACTCGGCAAAACTAATACAAATCTTTATAATACCGATTACAATCTTTGGGTCTTGGAAACCGTTGCCAAACTAAAGAATAAAGACTTAGATGATCTAGACTGGGAAAATTTGATTGAGGAGATAGAAGACTTGAGTCGGCGCGATAAACATAAACTACAAAGTCTTCTCAATCATATTTTTGAACATCTCCTTTTGATTGTTTACTGGCAAGCAGAACTTGTTCGGAATCAAGAGCATTGGGAAAGGGAAATCTTAAATTTTCGCTTACAATTTCTTCAAGTATTGGAGGATAGTCCGAGTTTGCGTAATTATGCAAGGGATTATTTAGCTGAGGGGTATAAAAGAGGCAGAAAATTAGCGGCCAAACACTCCCAACTTCCACTTAGTACATTTCCCGAACACCCTATTACTACGCTTGAACAGGCAATTGATGAAGATTGGTTACCCTAG